Proteins co-encoded in one Burkholderia ambifaria AMMD genomic window:
- a CDS encoding DUF3460 family protein yields MPYQSDVTQFLNQLKQQKPTLEAEQRKGRSLLWDKQPIDLDERAEQQESRVKQTSYVYYQNF; encoded by the coding sequence ATGCCGTACCAGTCCGACGTCACGCAATTCCTGAATCAGCTCAAGCAACAGAAGCCGACGCTCGAAGCCGAGCAACGCAAGGGCCGCTCGCTGCTGTGGGACAAGCAGCCGATCGACCTCGACGAGCGCGCCGAGCAGCAGGAATCGCGCGTGAAGCAAACGTCCTACGTCTACTACCAGAACTTCTAA
- a CDS encoding segregation and condensation protein A, with translation MSAADEASAARQDDAIAAPAGADSTPDTVDGVAAFARLYGEPLFKLPQDLYIPPDALEIFLETFEGPLDLLLYLIRKQNFNVLDIPMAQVTAQYLGYVDQIRTSNLELAAEYLLMAAMLIEIKSRMLLPVKKADTGEEAEDPRAELVRRLLEYEQMKLAAQRLDQLPQLGRDFLRAEVYIEQSTTPRFPDVDSNDLRAAWADVLKRAKLVQHHKISREELSVREHMSLILRRLQNARFMEFADLFDTSRGVPVVVVNFIAMLELARESLLEITQAEPFAPIYVRLAYLPA, from the coding sequence GTGAGCGCCGCCGACGAGGCCAGCGCCGCCCGGCAGGACGACGCGATCGCCGCGCCCGCGGGCGCCGATTCGACGCCCGACACGGTCGACGGCGTCGCGGCGTTCGCGCGCCTGTACGGCGAGCCGCTCTTCAAGCTGCCGCAGGATCTCTACATCCCGCCCGATGCGCTCGAGATCTTCCTCGAGACGTTCGAAGGCCCGCTCGACCTGCTGCTGTACCTGATCCGCAAGCAGAACTTCAACGTGCTCGACATCCCGATGGCGCAGGTCACCGCGCAATATCTCGGTTATGTCGACCAGATCCGCACGTCGAACCTCGAGCTGGCCGCCGAATACCTGCTGATGGCCGCGATGCTGATCGAAATCAAGTCGCGGATGCTGCTGCCGGTCAAGAAGGCCGACACCGGCGAGGAAGCCGAGGATCCGCGCGCGGAGCTCGTGCGCCGCCTGCTCGAGTACGAGCAGATGAAACTTGCCGCGCAGCGCCTCGACCAGCTGCCGCAGCTCGGCCGCGACTTCCTGCGCGCCGAGGTCTACATCGAGCAGAGCACCACGCCGCGCTTCCCGGACGTCGATTCGAACGACCTGCGCGCCGCGTGGGCCGACGTGCTCAAGCGCGCGAAGCTCGTCCAGCACCACAAGATCTCCCGCGAGGAGCTGTCGGTGCGCGAACACATGAGCCTGATCCTGCGCCGGCTGCAGAATGCACGCTTCATGGAGTTCGCCGACCTGTTCGACACGTCGCGCGGCGTGCCGGTCGTCGTCGTGAACTTCATCGCGATGCTCGAGCTCGCGCGCGAATCGCTGCTCGAGATCACGCAGGCCGAACCGTTCGCGCCGATCTACGTGCGCCTCGCCTACCTGCCCGCATAA
- the panC gene encoding pantoate--beta-alanine ligase — translation MKVISSIQELRDQLRGQNRTAFVPTMGNLHEGHLSLMRLARQHGDPVVASIFVNRLQFGPNEDFDKYPRTLQDDIEKLQKENVYVLFAPTERDMYPEPQEYRVLPPDDLGGILEGEFRPGFFAGVCTVVTKLMSCVQPRVAVFGKKDYQQLMIVRRMCQQLALPVDIIAAETVRDEDGLALSSRNRYLTTDERKEAPELAKTLQRVRDGVLGGERDLGKLEQTARAHLAERGWAPDYISIRRRANLIAPSAAELEAGEPLVVLAAAKLGATRLIDNLEI, via the coding sequence ATGAAAGTCATCAGCTCGATCCAGGAACTGCGCGACCAGTTGCGCGGCCAGAACCGCACGGCGTTCGTGCCGACGATGGGCAACCTGCACGAAGGTCACCTGTCGCTGATGCGCCTCGCGCGCCAGCACGGCGACCCGGTCGTGGCGAGCATCTTCGTCAACCGGCTGCAGTTCGGCCCGAACGAGGATTTCGACAAATATCCGCGCACGCTGCAGGACGACATCGAGAAGCTGCAGAAGGAAAACGTCTACGTGCTGTTCGCGCCGACCGAGCGCGACATGTACCCGGAGCCGCAGGAGTACCGCGTGCTGCCGCCGGACGACCTCGGCGGGATCCTCGAGGGCGAGTTCCGCCCCGGCTTCTTCGCCGGCGTGTGCACGGTCGTCACGAAGCTGATGTCCTGCGTGCAGCCGCGCGTCGCCGTGTTCGGCAAGAAGGACTACCAGCAGCTGATGATCGTGCGCCGGATGTGCCAGCAGCTCGCGCTGCCGGTCGACATCATCGCGGCCGAGACCGTGCGCGACGAGGACGGCCTCGCGCTGTCGTCGCGCAACCGCTACCTGACGACCGACGAGCGCAAGGAAGCGCCCGAACTCGCGAAAACACTGCAGCGCGTGCGCGACGGCGTGCTCGGCGGCGAACGCGACCTCGGCAAGCTCGAGCAGACCGCGCGCGCGCACCTGGCCGAGCGCGGCTGGGCGCCCGACTACATCTCGATCCGCCGCCGCGCGAACCTGATCGCGCCGAGCGCCGCCGAGCTCGAAGCCGGCGAGCCGCTCGTCGTGCTCGCGGCCGCGAAGCTCGGCGCGACGCGCCTGATCGACAACCTGGAAATCTGA
- the panD gene encoding aspartate 1-decarboxylase, which yields MQRHMLKSKIHRAAVTHCELHYEGSCAIDEDLLEAANLVENERIDIWNINNGERFSTYAIKGERGSGMISLNGSAARRAQLGDLVIIAAFAMVDEAELQAGWKPKLVFIDEGNKIKGHRDHVPTQNWT from the coding sequence ATGCAGCGCCACATGCTCAAATCGAAGATCCACCGCGCGGCCGTCACGCACTGCGAGCTGCATTACGAAGGCTCGTGCGCGATCGACGAAGATCTGCTCGAAGCGGCGAACCTCGTCGAAAACGAACGGATCGACATCTGGAACATCAACAACGGCGAGCGCTTCTCGACGTACGCAATCAAGGGCGAGCGCGGCAGCGGGATGATCTCGCTGAACGGCTCGGCCGCACGCCGCGCCCAACTCGGCGACCTCGTGATCATCGCGGCGTTCGCGATGGTCGACGAAGCCGAGCTGCAGGCCGGCTGGAAGCCGAAACTCGTGTTCATCGACGAAGGCAACAAGATCAAGGGCCACCGCGATCACGTGCCGACGCAGAACTGGACCTGA
- a CDS encoding ParA family protein yields MTVIVVANPKGGVGKSTLSTNLAGYFAAQGAWVALADLDRQQSAHAWLDLRPAGLPAIEAWELDPDAPSKPPRGLEYAVIDTPAGLHGNRLSVALQLADKVIVPLQPSMFDILATQQFLERLAGEKAVRKGSVEVGIVGMRVDARTRSSDQLHRFVEGLGLPVLGYVRDTQNYVQIAAHGLTLWDVAKSRVEKDLEQWRPIVEWAERRAPKAEKVGKAS; encoded by the coding sequence ATGACGGTCATCGTGGTGGCGAATCCGAAGGGCGGCGTGGGGAAGAGCACGCTGTCCACCAATCTTGCCGGCTATTTCGCGGCGCAGGGCGCATGGGTCGCGCTCGCCGATCTCGATCGGCAGCAGTCCGCGCATGCGTGGCTCGACCTGCGGCCGGCCGGCCTGCCGGCGATCGAGGCGTGGGAACTCGATCCGGACGCGCCGTCGAAGCCGCCGCGCGGCCTCGAATATGCGGTGATCGACACGCCGGCCGGCCTGCACGGCAACCGGCTCAGCGTCGCGCTGCAGCTCGCCGACAAGGTGATCGTGCCGCTGCAGCCGTCGATGTTCGATATCCTCGCGACCCAGCAGTTTCTGGAGCGCCTCGCCGGCGAGAAGGCCGTGCGCAAGGGCAGCGTCGAGGTCGGGATCGTCGGGATGCGGGTCGACGCGCGCACGCGCTCGTCCGACCAGCTGCATCGTTTCGTCGAGGGGCTCGGGCTGCCGGTGCTCGGCTACGTGCGCGACACGCAGAACTACGTGCAGATCGCCGCGCACGGGCTGACGCTGTGGGACGTCGCGAAGAGCCGCGTCGAGAAGGATCTCGAGCAGTGGCGGCCGATCGTCGAATGGGCCGAGCGCCGCGCGCCGAAAGCGGAGAAGGTCGGCAAGGCGTCCTGA
- a CDS encoding DoxX family protein, producing the protein MNPNRLNDLGATLLRVALGVLYLAHVAQKVFVFTLPGTAQFFASIGLPGWLAYVTTFVELAGGLALLAGFRVRVVALVLLPFMLGAVSAHLPNGWSFGSPHGGWEYPAFWAVTLAVQALLGGGAFALGAPRTATRTA; encoded by the coding sequence ATGAACCCCAATCGCCTGAACGATCTCGGCGCGACGCTGCTGCGTGTCGCACTCGGCGTGCTGTACCTCGCGCACGTCGCGCAGAAGGTGTTCGTCTTCACGCTGCCCGGCACCGCGCAGTTCTTCGCGTCGATCGGCCTGCCGGGCTGGCTCGCCTACGTGACGACGTTCGTCGAACTGGCCGGCGGCCTCGCGCTGCTGGCGGGCTTCCGCGTGCGCGTCGTCGCGCTCGTGCTGCTGCCGTTCATGCTCGGCGCGGTGTCCGCGCATCTGCCGAACGGCTGGAGCTTTGGGTCGCCGCACGGCGGCTGGGAATACCCGGCGTTCTGGGCCGTCACGCTGGCCGTGCAGGCGCTGCTGGGCGGCGGCGCGTTCGCGCTCGGCGCACCGCGCACCGCGACGCGGACCGCATAA